The Thunnus maccoyii chromosome 12, fThuMac1.1, whole genome shotgun sequence genomic interval TTAGTAAAGCTAGCTGCACTGTTATGCTATGGTAACCATGGATGTACAGTTGCGACCAGTGTTGCATTTATGCGCCCTCGTAAATACAACCTCTGAGTGCGGTGGAGGCACAAATATAGACAGAGAGCCCTATAACAGTgtataaaacaacaacacaacatcaGCCTAACACGGGACATGGACAtacagtgacagaaaataagaataaaaagaagaaaacaacagcaagaGTTGACCAAAATCATGATAGGAAGAAGGGCTCATGTTCTAAAACACATGATTATCTACAGGATTTGAACGTGGTTATACAATGTCAAAGCTATAGACTGTACAGTCAGAGAACTGTGAGAAGAGTGGAAGAAATTACGAGGAGCacttaaacaaaacatttagaaacagtCTCGCGCGACGCACAGTTCCCACGAGACTAACCCCGATTAAGGAGGAGGAAACGAGCGTGTGGTTGTTTGTTTAGGTTTTCGCAGACAAAATGGGGACTCTTCATTCCTTTGTCTGTATTTTGGGACTGTTCGTCCTGCTCGCGTGCGCTTTAGCATCTTCCGATGTGTTTGACAGCGTTTTGGGAAACACGGCGTCTTGTCACAAGTCATGTGAAATGACATACAGTTTGCATACGTATCCACGGGTGAGTTACTCTTCTTGCTGAGGAAAGTCATTTCTGCTAGCGTTAGCTGAACGTTTGGTAAGAGTTAGCAAAGACAAAGTGGGCCCATGTAGTTCACTCTGTGAGAACGCCTgctatttaattaaaatgtattttcgaAGGGAAGCTTTTGGCTTATGTACGTCATGCTTCAcagatgctgttgttttttttctgaggcaCTCAACTGGTTTGTTTTGCAGGAGGAGGAACTCTATGCCTGTCAGAGAGGCTGCCGTCTGTTTTCTATCTGCCAGTTTGTTCGTGACAGCGATGATCTGAATCAGACCAAATCCGAGTGTGAATCAAGTAAGCTATGCACTGAGACTTTGACCTGTTTGATTCACCCCTGAACAGCGTACAGGCCTCTGTGATATAAGAATAATATTTactggccaagtatgtttacgcCTACAAGGAAGTAGACTCCGGTAGTGGCTCTCAGTGCACTTACACAAAATAATGACgcaacaatcttcagaaatgtACAGAAGGAATGACTATAAACAGGTGAAACCgtttctgtgaaatgtaaacaggatacaaatagtgcaaagaagtgaagagtgcaaggagtgttactttatatacatatagtaggTGGTTATGTGCATTATATACAGCCTCTTCAAATATACAATaatgagtgaaatgtattgcacattttgtattgtaAACTAATTAATGTGTATAATTTGTAGGTAGTGTGGGTATTATAGTGTTAACAGAAGGTATTATATGGCTTGTTATCTGTGTAATCACCGCCAGTAAAGCTGTAAACAATTGTTCATGTATAGTCAGCCCTATGTTTACACACCCAAATCCATAATAAGTGCACTTGCTCGAAACACCTCTTTGTCCTTTTGTCTGTAATCCTTTATAATCCTGTTTTATCGTCTGTTACCTCTCACCACCTCCAAACTTCCGCAGCCTGTCATGAAGCCTACACCCAGTCAGATGAGCAATATGCTTGCAACCTGGGCTGTCAGAATCAGCTTCCATTTGCTGAACAACGGCATGAACAGGTATTCTGCTGAACTGGCCAAAACtaatacaatgaaaaacaatgtaataCAAAAGCTCTGTGATGAATCCTACCTTTTTTATGTAGGTTATAAAGGTAAATCTATTTTAGAGAGGTGATAATTCAACTTTTAGGTTAGCTGTAGTTTATGCTGCTATTgaattatattgttttattacctcaatatagatataaatagaaacacctctcagtaaTCATGTTGAATCAAACCTCTCCAAAACTGTTTgaacaaaaattaaacattataaCCTCTCTTAAGTTGTATTTTTTCCAGGGCTGTTGTACAAGACTCCAAAGATTGACAAATATGTTATCAAAAAACAGTGTActtagtatttatttatttttttagttggAGGCCATGATGCCCAGGATTCACCTGCTGTACCCCCTGACTCTGGTCAGAGGGTTTTGGGAAGACGTGATGAGTCAGGCCCACAGCTTCATCACCTCCACGTGGACTTTCTACCTCCAGGCTGATGATGGCAAAGTTGTCATTTTCCAGGTAAGGTACTGAAATGGAAGAAAGCGGGTTATCTCTTCTAATATTATGCATGTTAACCGTACAGTAAAATGTAGTGACTGTGCAAATGTAATGGAGTACAAAATTTAAAACttagttctgtttttctgtttaccaGACTGAACCTCAAGTCAAGTTTTTCTCCCAGTTTGAACTGGAAAAAGAAGTTAAAGAGGAGCCACAGAAGAATTGTAAGACCTCCactcttttattttgttaaaatcctcttaaaggataaagctggcaatattcaatattttttcatattgtcatCAAATCCCATTTAAACCACAAGCAACAATTAATTTAACCTGAGTATTGCTTGTATTGGCAAAACCTCTGTGCCTCAGACGGGGTACTGAAGTTGGAGAGTACTGAGACAGGACTGATgtctttgttggttttggtcttttcatgtgatttgttgacagtaagaaaaacatagaagtACACCTGACTCATCCCTCAAAATCAATGAGATTTCTTAAATTTCTACATCAAGGCAAACACACTCCATAAGTATTCtaatacaaacatacagattAGCAGTGCGTCTATTTCAAGTAACCTTTACTTCTCTTTTTCAAGTCCCCGGGTTGAGCAGCCCAGTTTACAAAGAATACCACCGCACTTTAAtccaggagagagacagagatatgACTGGAGACCGCAGCTATGATGATGACTACAACCTCTTCAGCTGTCTCTCAAGGTTGGTtaacactcttttttttaatctacatccAGGAAGTTGAATTGTTAAACTTGCTTAGTAAATCATAGCATGAAGAACCTTAGTGGAACCACTCAAACTGAAGATGAACATACTTTTCTTCTCAGGAACCCTTGGCTGCCAGGGTGGATTCTAACCACAACTCTGATCCTGTCTGTGTTGGTTCTGATCTGGATCTGTTGTGCCACAGTGGCAACTGCTGTAGACCAGTATGTACCTGCTGAGGTAAGCTATGTGTTTTTCAGTCCCCCTTCAATCAAAAATGGGTTTTTGCAGAATGATCTATGTGCAGACAgtcatctgctgaaagtaggaagtttctctgtgctcaccttagGTTTGACTGAGACTGAGTTTAAGACGTACCTATgagcgtgatttgtgacatcacaactagttttggagtatttttaaatgtctcaaaacatgtctggatgGGATCTTTAAGTTCCCTAGCATTTTCTTTCTTGATTCATTGCAAGTTGCTCAAAAAAGGCATCAGCCAAACACCTACAATGTACAACAGTCTGTAGAACTGCAGGACATAatgcatatttgcattttcctCCTTTCCATATCAACAATTCTGCTTTATAATAGAGTGAATGATTGTATTCATATTCAAGGTtgtgacttttgacttgcatcCAACTCTTATTTAATGTCAACCTTCTCTTTCTTCTATTTTTGCTTTCAGAAATTGAGTATCTATGGTGACAGAGACTACATTAAGGAACAGAAACTCACTCCATATCCAGCCTCCTCCCTGCTAATCATCACCTCCAAAGGGCCAGAGGAAGAAGCCGGGCCACTCCCTTCCAAAGTGGATCTGGGCCAGTCCGACATCTAGAAGCCAAAGCTGTAGCAGAGAAGGGACGACGTCCTTGATGAATAatgagttgattttttttcctgtggcaCAAGACCTGCGCTTCTTGTGGTCTAATCAGGAATAAGTACTTGCAGAACATTTTGTATTACTGATATAATGTCTCGTCTCCCTTTTGAAGCTTTTAAAATTGGAGTGAttaaaagttgttgtttttttttctgtatattggTATAATTGAGGCATTATAGCATAGTGATGGCAGTACAAGTCAAATAGGTTTGGGGCTTTTTCTCCAATTTTGATTTGTGCGTAAGCTATCTGTTGGTGTGcttattttattgaataatgtttaaaactaaCTATTTGTGACTTGAAGTAATAAAGGTCTCACCCACCTCGACTTTTGGTAAAATGGATTGTGCTAATGCAGATTCTCCCTGTCTGTTCTTGTGTTTCTACTGCAGTGATTTCCAGATAATAAtgaattttacaataaaattcTACGCTCTTAATTTTAATGAATAGTGACAGTGCATAGGTGTTCCTGCTTCACTATTATTTGTTCTCCTCACGGTGGAtcagaaataaatacaatggAGTGAAATCGGTGtaactcttctttttttaacgTTTGAACTCAAGAATGTAAGTGTAGTAAAATATGAGGAAGTAACCAGTGCAAAAATGTTCATGAGGACTGATGCAAGAAAGAGCCCTTGCCTTAAATCTTAGTAGCACTTTCacttcttgttttaaaatgactgtaTGTTAGAGTCAAACTACACTATACTATGTTCCAGTGGAAGGTGTATTTGCATCTCCTGCATTACGCTAGTGAGCATAGTGAATGGTTTTAAAATGCTCTGTTGGACAACTCTGTTTACCACTCCAATGATGTAATGTTTTTCACCCAAATGATTCTCCAAGAGTGCAGAGAATTGCACTGGCTTCCCGTGTGATAATCTCTGAAATGGGGTAGTGAACTGTTGTATGTAGATACACAGATGTTCAGTAATGAACCATTACACAACTTGCTTACCACTGTATAGTAAATACAAAGTCTATTTTGGAATCGAAGTCCACAGctattttattgtatattattttttgCATAATGTGCTCCTAGTTTCACTCTTATCACATGCCTACCCAGCCATATTCCTACATTGTGTTTTAGTGTGAATATCCTTAGAACACGCTCTTTGTCAGGAAAATATGTGGTCATATCAGTTGACTGCTCTACACTGACATGTCAGCAGCAATTACACAGTACATGTGATTGTGTAATTCTCATCTTTTTCACCCTTATAGCATGTGATTGCTGTGTTGTGCTTCTGCAGACATCCAGCTCTGTGACAATATTCCACACAGTTGTCATATAGTACAAAATACTGAACTTTATTcataaaaagatattaaaaaaaacaaaacactgtagCAAAGACAATATTCTCAAGTACAGTTCACCAGTGTTAATCATCTTGGAAATCATTCTGGTTCCTTTGAGGCAAAATGTTGCCTGCTAACAGACACGCTCATGCTGCTCTTCAAGGAATGCTACATGAAGACATGCCTCAATAGCTGTTCAACAAGTCAATGTCCTCTGCAGTAAGAGCTGATGAGGACGAACGTTTAGTTGGAGGGCTCTGATGTGAACTGTCACACTTTTCTGACTGGCGCTGCCgttttttgatattttgccAGGGAGTCTTCGCTTGATGATTGGTTGCGGAAAGAATCTGTTTTTCTGGTGTGTGATTGTTTGCTGCAGGTCTGTAGAAATGCAGTCTTTCCCCCTTGgactcttcttctctctcacatACCAAGGGTGCAGCATTCAGTACTTCTCTGACAAACTTCTGCCTGCCaactaaagaataaaaacactttgaagaCTATTTAAGGTAATGGGTCATAATATTAAACTTGACTtgtgaaaatataatgaaagaATACTTACAAAAGCGAAGCGCTGATATTCTGGATTCTTCAATTTTCTTCTGCTTTGGCATTTGTGTGCTATTTGTTTCCCACTGGTTTACAACCTGGAAATTAGTGAAACATCGTCTAACAGTGCTACACCTGCAACATTACAGAATAGTACTTAACTTATGTTTACTTTTATCAGTGTCTGAAGATATTTACCTGCTCGGCCCAACCTTCTGTTTTACATCTTGAGTGATCAAATGTGTCCAGTGGTCTCTCAGAATAAATGAGCCCTAACAGGTCCCATGTGGTTGATTTCAATCCTCTGCCAAGCTGGAGGTATGAAGTCGATTTAGACATCAACATTTCAAAAAGTTAAAGCCAAATGTTAACACAACCATGACTGTCCTACCTTCATACTGGTCCCAGATACATCAAGCTTTTCAAGCTTGGGGAGGCAGGTGAGGTATCTGAGAGCCCGCTCTGAGACAGGGTTGTCTGTATTAGAGAGAGAATAATAATGGCCCTTCGAAATGCTTTAAATCTGGGCGTGGTGGTATTTGTGCTACCACAACAATATGGAAGCAAATAATAGCTTTGTAACTAACAGGAAACATCCAGGAACTGGAGACAGTCTAGACCCTTCTTCATCATCCGAACCGGTGCAGTCAATCTTTGCAGGCCGACATCTGACAGACTGTTACCACCAATGAAAAGCTGAATCAAGCTGctaaagaaaaagacaggagaGTGTTATAGTTAGGTTTTACTGCCAACAATACTGTATGCCTTTGAGACTCAGAAATCAGGTATTACCTTGCCAATGAGCTGGATGTTAGATGCTGGAACATCTCATGATCATCCCCAAGTCTGCATCCAAACAGGTCCAGACACTTCAAactatgaaatgttttaatttcatcCATCCTCTCATGCAAAAGTGGAAACCTAAAGAAAGGAAAGAGTCAAGACACAGCTTGGTGGCTGGCAGACGTGGTAGTGGCACTGTAACTTACCTATTTCTTAGACAGAGGGATCCAAGCACCATTTCTCCATATGCATCACTGAATAATTGCAGGGCTTTAGGAGAAATGTCTGGGTTTACAAATATGCGATTCtcttctgctgctgcaaaaAGTCTGTCTCCTATTTGCTCAGGGAAACCAACCAGAGAGTCCACATGGTGGATGTTGTCAGCTACGAATAAGAGAGTGATGTCAAACAGAGATTTCGTGGTGTATCTCAGACTTCCCTCTGCATTGTAGGTGAATATGAAGTGCTCCTTTCTCAGTACAAACGGGTTTGTCCTTCTGCACGACGACACTGGCTTTGGCTGTGCCAGTACTATGTCACCGACACGACGAAGGTTGCCTCTTTCTCGGACATAAATGGTGCTATTGTCCATACTAAGGTCGCACATTTTTTCCTGTAACAACCAAAAAACTCTAAACACACTCACTTTTAGTCAGCTAGCCAGCAAAACATCTGAAGCACTACAAAAACTCAAGGTAGCTCCATAAGCTAGCTAATGAATAAGGTCGTTGAGTGAGCGACAACCTCTGAATAATAGTCTTAAATAGGactctttcattgttttttatctCTTCTAATTTTATCTCGCATATTACTCTAATTTAATTGTTAACTGTTACTCGCGTGAATCTTGACAACTATCGAGTTCCTTGTGGAGGAGGTGAACACTGTAAATTAACcgaatgatttttttttcctaggacgGCGAAGTCATAACCttccctactctgcctctgattggcttaccttgatattcttaccctgatcttaaccaatctcactcctgatgtctaaacctaaccaacccaaccaacgaaggcagcaagtactagccaatcagaggcagattAGGGCGGGTCACGACTTCGCCTTCCTAGGAAAAGAAAATTTTGCAAACGGAACCGCGGTCTTAGCTTACTCACGTCAAAATAAAAGTCAACTACTAATAGTTTATCTTTTAAACATCCCAAAATACTGAAACGTCAAAGTAGTAGTGAGGGTTTCACATACATGAACATTCACAAACGTCGCAATTAACGAATCATAACATGGTtaataaaagtttaaataatattaaaaaataaaccattacTTTGAAAACGACAGGAAGAAGTCTTGTTTACATGGCTAGTAGATCCTGCTCCAAGTAACGCTAATTTAGCTGAGAGAAGTGAAATGATTATTGGAAGATAACTTGGTAAGGAATGTATTATTTCAAGACTATATCCAGAACTATGCGTTTACTTTTTAAGTACAACCGAGGATGATTTTAATGGTCCCAATGTTATGTGTAACTGTTATAAGTTGTTGCTGAGCTGTCAAGTGGAGCTTGCTAACTTAACTAACTTACTAACGTTAGCCAACTTGTAGCACTGTCTCTTCAGGTGTATTGTCCATAGTTTAAAACGTTTAAAACCAGTAATGGCATATgggtaaagtacaaatactcaTGAAAGCTCTTCTTTACAGCTCTCTAAGAACACATTGTTGCATCCGTGCAACATTAACTTGCCGATAAGTTCCTGGTAGACTCGTTATTGGGAGTGAATCCTTGTAAAGAATGGCGTCAGCAAAGGATCCCTTTCAATTTCAAGGTAGGTGTCATCATTAAGCTGTTGTGTGACTAGGAAATCAAGTTCCTTTATTTAACTTGCCATGCGCTTTCTCAGCATATGTGGCCTTCACATACGCACATCTCTCTGTTCCTGTGCTACAATGTAATGGtggattgaaaaaaaatgcatatctCGCTCTCTCAGAAAACTGTCAAAACTTGTGGTTAATACTTTCTTTATATCTATGTCAAGAATTTGAAGAAGCTGGCAATCTGTTAGAAGCCAATAGAGATGCAACCACCATAAGCATTGAGGATGATGTTGTCAACCCTGAGAAGCAGAGAAAAGCTACTGGCTTCACTCCTGATGTTGATAATGAGGACCCACTTGGCAATGATGACGAGACAGAGGTCAggacaagacttttttttgagcttttaaatatttttgctacaaatgttcatttgataatcttttgttgttgtcactTTCCTTCTTTTTCAATTGAAGCTTCTCTCTGGGCAAAAGAAAAGTGCCCCTTTCTGGACATTTGAGTACTACCAAAGGTTTTTTGACATCGAGACCCATCATGTaatatatttactatttaatttaatgactATTAAACATTACACCAACTTGTCTTGTAATATGAATTGcctcagaaaaaaagaattacaaaTGTAGCCTAGATTAGCCTACCAATGTAATGGTTGCTAACATTTCTTTCAGGTGAAGGAAAGAATCGTTGGATCAGTGCTGCCATGGCCTGGGAAGAACTTTATTCATGTCTACCTTCGTAGAAATCCTGATCTCTATGGTTAGCACTTCAACAGTTTAATATATTAATACTTGTAATAAAGTTGTTCAGGAGAAACCAAATTAGCACACAAACTTAAGTTCTAATGCTTGTTTTGTGTGCTTTCAGGACCATTCTGGATTTGCACAACTCTTGTATTTGCCATTGCCATCAGTGGAAACATATCCAACTTTCTGGTGCACCTAGGCAAACCAAACTACAGATATACTCCAGAGTTTCGAAAAGGTAAGTGGCTCACTTGCTCAAGATGAAGGCGAGAGAAAACTGtaaatttcatttgtttctttttttttaattccagtGACCATAGCTGCAACAGCGATCTTCAGCTATGCTTGGCTGGTGCCTCTTGCCCTTTGGGGGTTCCTGCTATGGAGAAACAACAAGATCATGAACTTGGTGTCATATTCCTTTATGGAGATTGTCTGTGTCTATGGATATTCCCTCTCCATTTACATACCTGCAGTGGTAAGACCTAAAGTTTTATATAATGTCTATATGATGTGAATTTCCAGAACATTTACCATACCACAATAAATATAGGCATCAGATTTTGTATCCAAGATTGTATCCATGTCACCTGCACCTTCTACATTGGTATCAAGATGTGATGCATTTTCAATACAGCTAAAAATAGTTGATCCGAAAGATcctttttatataattttttacaattttgacAACTTTAATTTGAGACTAGAGAACAAAATAACAGAGTTTGCATGAACAACTTTTTAGCAGCATATTCAACAGAAGATAACATCTCAGTACCACACTGAATTGTTCAAAAGATTTAGAACACGTGATGAATTTTTCTATGCATGTGTATTGAGTTGGCCCCTAAtgataatgtaatataatgtggCTCCAATACATTTGCAGTCTTCTTATTTCTCCCTGAATCATGAACACATTTAGAGCATTGTTGGTGTCTGAGACACTTATTTTAAAATCCACTGTTGTTTCCTAAACAAGGTCCTTTGGATTATCCCATATGAATGGCTGAGGTGGTGCTCCATCGTGGTGGCGCTCTGCCTCTCTGGTTCAGTCCTGGCGTTGACTTTCTGGCCTGCAGTCAGGGATGACCACCCAAAAGTTATCATAGCTATCATGTCAGCCATAGTGGTGCTCAATGTCCTGCTCGCTGTTGGATGCAAGGTAACTGTGCCTTTCTATAATCATGGTACTGCTTTTACATAACTTTACTGGTAGAGCTAATTCCAAATTTCAGAGATAtggaaaataaatctgtttggAGAAATACAATCCTGTGTTCATTGTTCTGGTTTGGCAAACTACATCTGCGCTAATCCGGTAGATTCAAGCTTGCACATCCATCTCGGTGTAGATAACAACAATGATTGACTCAATCTCATTTGATCCCAGTAACACGGTCAAGCTGTGACCCACCTTGGCGGTGTCATCACAGACATTACACTACACTGATATTTTGTGCATGCTCCTCCCTGTGTGTTTCTGGGAAATTACTTAACCTGATAGTGTCAAGTGTCAACTCCCTCTGGAGAGACTCTCTTCATCGGAAACTGTGACCGCATTTGCTAACTGGTGTGAGATTGGGCTGTTAGTGCACTTCTTAATGTGAATCCTGTCAGGTCCACGGGAGTATCATATGTCTGGTCACATTCACGTAATTAGTCTACAAAGTAAGCTCGTGTCTGAAAGCCGACCAAGATTAATGGTTTGCAAGAATGCCGTATTCTCTCCTGTAACACCAAGCATTTGCTGCATAGTTGCTCACAGACACTCCGGCTTTAGTTCTTGATTGATGAGTAGTTTCTATCAATCCTGTAATTGCTTTCTTCGCCAGGTTCTCTCACACTcttttccctgtttgtttggtttttcagGCCTATTTCTTCAGCAAACCAGAACCAGCACTACTAGTTGAAAATTCTGCTGCAAAAGAGGTGATCAAAGCAACTCCCTTGCAATGAAAGCCTTTCATTGTCTGAAGGTAAACAAACGTGACACTGAATCTTTTTAAGCCATGATCCCATTGTATAAATACACTAATAACCTGATACATGTAAGTCATATTTCCCCACTTGATACTTTCTCATAGCCATTTTTATATTCACACTTTGTTGTGTTTAGAATGACAAGTCCCTGCTTCAGTAGCAGCTCTAAATTGTTGGCctattttattggttttg includes:
- the tmem59 gene encoding transmembrane protein 59, which produces MGTLHSFVCILGLFVLLACALASSDVFDSVLGNTASCHKSCEMTYSLHTYPREEELYACQRGCRLFSICQFVRDSDDLNQTKSECESTCHEAYTQSDEQYACNLGCQNQLPFAEQRHEQLEAMMPRIHLLYPLTLVRGFWEDVMSQAHSFITSTWTFYLQADDGKVVIFQTEPQVKFFSQFELEKEVKEEPQKNFPGLSSPVYKEYHRTLIQERDRDMTGDRSYDDDYNLFSCLSRNPWLPGWILTTTLILSVLVLIWICCATVATAVDQYVPAEKLSIYGDRDYIKEQKLTPYPASSLLIITSKGPEEEAGPLPSKVDLGQSDI
- the lrrc42 gene encoding leucine-rich repeat-containing protein 42 isoform X2, translating into MCDLSMDNSTIYVRERGNLRRVGDIVLAQPKPVSSCRRTNPFVLRKEHFIFTYNAEGSLRYTTKSLFDITLLFVADNIHHVDSLVGFPEQIGDRLFAAAEENRIFVNPDISPKALQLFSDAYGEMVLGSLCLRNRFPLLHERMDEIKTFHSLKCLDLFGCRLGDDHEMFQHLTSSSLASLIQLFIGGNSLSDVGLQRLTAPVRMMKKGLDCLQFLDVSYNPVSERALRYLTCLPKLEKLDVSGTSMKLGRGLKSTTWDLLGLIYSERPLDTFDHSRCKTEGWAEQVVNQWETNSTQMPKQKKIEESRISALRFFGRQKFVREVLNAAPLVCEREEESKGERLHFYRPAANNHTPEKQILSATNHQAKTPWQNIKKRQRQSEKCDSSHQSPPTKRSSSSALTAEDIDLLNSY
- the yipf1 gene encoding protein YIPF1, with amino-acid sequence MASAKDPFQFQEFEEAGNLLEANRDATTISIEDDVVNPEKQRKATGFTPDVDNEDPLGNDDETELLSGQKKSAPFWTFEYYQRFFDIETHHVKERIVGSVLPWPGKNFIHVYLRRNPDLYGPFWICTTLVFAIAISGNISNFLVHLGKPNYRYTPEFRKVTIAATAIFSYAWLVPLALWGFLLWRNNKIMNLVSYSFMEIVCVYGYSLSIYIPAVVLWIIPYEWLRWCSIVVALCLSGSVLALTFWPAVRDDHPKVIIAIMSAIVVLNVLLAVGCKAYFFSKPEPALLVENSAAKEVIKATPLQ
- the lrrc42 gene encoding leucine-rich repeat-containing protein 42 isoform X1, whose product is MCDLSMDNSTIYVRERGNLRRVGDIVLAQPKPVSSCRRTNPFVLRKEHFIFTYNAEGSLRYTTKSLFDITLLFVADNIHHVDSLVGFPEQIGDRLFAAAEENRIFVNPDISPKALQLFSDAYGEMVLGSLCLRNRFPLLHERMDEIKTFHSLKCLDLFGCRLGDDHEMFQHLTSSSLASSLIQLFIGGNSLSDVGLQRLTAPVRMMKKGLDCLQFLDVSYNPVSERALRYLTCLPKLEKLDVSGTSMKLGRGLKSTTWDLLGLIYSERPLDTFDHSRCKTEGWAEQVVNQWETNSTQMPKQKKIEESRISALRFFGRQKFVREVLNAAPLVCEREEESKGERLHFYRPAANNHTPEKQILSATNHQAKTPWQNIKKRQRQSEKCDSSHQSPPTKRSSSSALTAEDIDLLNSY